Proteins from a genomic interval of Zingiber officinale cultivar Zhangliang chromosome 2A, Zo_v1.1, whole genome shotgun sequence:
- the LOC122041228 gene encoding protein-tyrosine-phosphatase PTP1-like, which produces MAVASSATYSPTDACFDPPPPLPLSGEQLKHCSEALAFFKKKLKTPVKIHQEFDRLQEELRITEGEMMRKCSVAMQHVNLQKNRYPDVLPFDGNLITLSSTRESSSKGNGYINSSFIGVAPGENVSQFIATQGPLPETLEDFWEMIFQYRCPLIVMLTLTDNHEIMKKCADYLPANNGCGQFGRISVEIKHTSYVSSLVLRYLEVKHRELVKPALSVLHIQHLEWPDHGVPGDTSAVREIFKRTYHVPPKDGPIVVHCSAGIGRTGTYCAIHNTIQRVLIGDMSSLDLMKTVAEFRSQRIGMVQTLEQYFFCHDAIVDEIEDLIQKSKSETHEGINSLEALRFPAQVPDIPPRA; this is translated from the exons ATGGCTGTAGCTTCCTCTGCCACATACAGCCCAACAGACGCCTGCTTTGATCCACCGCCACCGCTCCCGCTCTCTGGCGAGCAGCTGAAACACTGCTCTGAAGCACTCGCTTTCTTCAAGAAGAAGCTCAAAACCCCTGTCAAGATCCATCAAGAGTTTGATCGCCTCCAG GAGGAGTTGAGGATTACCGAGGGTGAGATGATGAGAAAGTGTTCTGTGGCGATGCAACATGTAAATTTACAGAAAAACCGTTACCCGGATGTTTTACCAT TCGATGGCAACCTGATCACTCTCAGTTCTACGAGGGAAAGCAGCTCGAAGGGGAATGGTTATATCAATTCAAGCTTTATTGGG GTTGCTCCTGGTGAAAATGTTTCACAGTTTATTGCTACTCAAGGTCCACTTCCTGAAACATTGGAAGATTTCTGGGAAATGATATTTCAGTATCGTTGTCCTCTAATTGTAATGCTAACCCTTACTGATAATCACGAG ATTATGAAAAAATGCGCCGATTATCTTCCAGCAAACAATGGGTGTGGGCAATTTGGGAGAATCAGTGTTGAGATCAAGCATACAAGTTATGTTTCTTCATTAGTTCTTCGCTACTTGGAGGTGAAACACAGAGAG TTGGTGAAGCCAGCCCTTTCTGTTCTCCATATCCAACATCTTGAATGGCCTGATCATGGAGTGCCCGGTGATACTTCAGCAGTTCGAGAAATTTTTAAAAGGACATATCATGTCCCACCCAAAGATGGTCCTATTGTCGTGCATTGCAG TGCAGGTATTGGAAGAACCGGTACATATTGTGCCATACACAACACAATCCAAAGGGTTCTCATTGGTGATATGTCTTCCTTAGACCTCATGAAAACTGTTGCTGAGTTCAGATCTCAACGGATTGGGATGGTCCAGACATTG GAGCAATACTTCTTTTGTCACGATGCAATTGTGGATGAAATAGAGGATCTTATCCAAaagtcgaaatcagaaactcatgAAG GGATAAACAGCCTTGAAGCACTACGGTTTCCAGCACAAGTCCCAGATATTCCACCGAGAGCTTAA